The sequence CGAGGCGGGCCCCCTGCTGGAGCGGGCGGCGGAGAACCTCGCCCGCGACTTCCTGGTCTGAGCCCGGTCCGCGCGCCGCGACGGACCCCGTAGCAACGCCGCGCGCCCCATGACAACGCCGAGGGCCCCGGGTGATCCACCCGGGGCCCTCGGCCTGTTCGTCCGTCGTCTCCGCCGCGTCAGGGCAGCTGCGCGGCGCGCGACTCCGTCCGCGACTCGCGGCGGTTGTCGCGGAAGGTGTTCACCCTCCGGGCCGTCGCGAACAGCGGGATCATCGCGCCCATGACCACCTGGAGCGAGCAGCCGGTCCACAGCAGCAGCTGGCCGCCGGGGGCGTCCAGTGCCCAGGCGGCGAGCATGCCCATGCTGAGCACGATCCAGCTGAGCATCGCCACCGCGAGGCGGCCCCGCGGCTTGGGGTACTCGACCCGGCTCACCATCAGCCAGGCCACCCCGATGATCGCCAGCAGCGTCGGCAGGAACGGCAGCTCCAGCAGCACGATGGCGACGACGGTCAGAGCGCCGAAGGGGCTCGGCATGCCCTGGAAGATGCCGTCGCGCAGCGTCACGCAGGAGAACCGCGCCAGCCGCAGGATCACCGCCAGCAGCACCACCACCGCCGCGACCACCGACACCCGCTGGTTGGCGTCGGAGGCGACCATGCCCCAGGTCACCACGAAGTACGCCGGTGCCAGGCCGAAGCTGATCAGGTCGGAGAGGTTGTCGAGCTCGGCCCCCATCGCCGAGGCCCGCAGCTTGCGGGCGACGAGCCCGTCGAAGAGGTCGAAGACCGACGCCATCAGCATGAGGATCACGGCCACCGCGGCGCTGTGTCGCGCCATGCCGCCGTCGCCCGTCCCCGTCAGATGCGGGATGAGGACGCCGGTGGTGGTGAAGTACACGGCCATGAAGCCGCAGATGGCGTTGCCGAGGGTGAGGGTGTCCGCTATTGACAGCCGCGTGGACAGCGGCATGTCGTCCCCGTCCTCATCGGTCTCGGGTGCCCAGCCGGCTTGTGTTTCCGGATCAATCACGGTCAAGACGAGTCACCCCCGCGGTGGTGGCCTGGCCGACCTCGACGGCCACCTCGACGCCCTCCGGGAGGTAGATATCGACGCGCGAGCCGAAACGGATGAGGCCGATGCGCTCGCCCTGCTCGACCTTGGTGCCCTGGGGCACGTACGGGACGATGCGGCGAGCCACCGCGCCGGCGATCTGCACCATCTCGATGTCGCCGAGCTCGGTGTCGAAGTGCCAGACGACCCGCTCGTTGTTCTCGCTCTCCTTGTTGAACGCCGGAACGAAGCCACCGGGGATGTGCTCCACGGACGTCACCGTGCCGGCCAGGGGGGCGCGGTTGACATGGACGTTCAGCGGGCTCATGAAGATCGCGACGCGGGTACGCCCGTCCTTCCACGGCATGATGCTCTGCACCACACCGTCGGCCGGGGAGATGACACGGCCCTGAGCGATCTCTCGCTCGGGGTCGCGGAAGAACCACAGCATGCCCGCCGCGAGGGCGGTGGTGGGCACGGCGAGCGCGGCCCAGCGTCCCGAGCGACGGGAGCGGGCCAGGCTGACCGCCGCCGTTGCCACGGTCGGCAGGAGCCACGGCGACGCTCCACGCGCGAGGCGGACGCGACCGCGTTGTGCAGAGGATTGGCTGTGGGGCATGAATGACCTTCGTAGCGGAGGATGCCGCGTAGGGATACGGGGGACGGCGGCTTTCCGGGGATGCTATCGGGTGCGGGCGGCAACTGGCCAAGAGCCAGCGCCAATCCGTGGCCGAAGTCCGGGACCGGGGTGTGATCTTCGTCTAGACGAAAACGCCCCAATCGGGACGTTCACCCCTGGATTCGGTACTCCTCCAGCAGCCGGCGACCAATGATCATTTTCTGGATCTCGGCGGTACCTTCACCGATCAGGAGCATCGGGGCCTCGCGGTAGAGACGCTCGATCTCGTACTCCTTGGAGAATCCGTAGCCGCCGTGGATACGGAAAGCGTCCTCGACCACCTCCTTGCAGTACTCGGAGGCCAGGTACTTCGCCATGCCCGCTTCGAGGTCGTTTCGCTGGCCGGAGTCCTTTTTGCGAGCGGCATTAACCATCATCGCATGGGCGGCTTCGACCTTTGTCGCCATTTCGGCCAGTTTGAACTGGATGGCCTGGTGCTGGGCGATCGGCTTGCCGAAGGTGTGCCGCTGCTGCGCGTACGAAACGCCCAGCTCGAAGGCGCGCTGGGCGACCCCGCAGCCACGCGCGGCGACATTCACCCGGCCGACCTCGACGCCGTCCATCATGTGATAGAAGCCACGCCCGGTCTGGCCGCCGAGCACCCGGTCGGCCGGGATCCGCAGGCCGTCCATGATCAGCTCGGTGGTGTCGACGCCCTTGTAGCCCATCTTGTCGATCTTGCCCGGGATGGTGAGCCCGGGGCGGACCTCGCCGAAGCCCGCCTCCTTCTCCACCAGGAAGGTCGTCATCGACTTGTGCGGCGCGGTGCCCTCCGGGTGGCCCTCGTCCGTGCGGCACAGCACCGCGACGAGGGTGGACGAACCGCCGTTGGTCAGCCACATCTTCTGGCCGTTGAGGACGTAATCGTCGCCGTCCCGCACGCCCTTGGAGGAGATGGCCGACACGTCCGAGCCCAGCGCCGGCTCCGACATCGAGAAGGCGCCGCGGATTTCACCGGCCGCCATCTTCGGCAGGAAGTAGTCCTTCTGCTCCTGCGTACCGTGCTGCTTGAGCATGTACGCCACGATGAAGTGGGTGTTGATGATGCCCGAGACGCTCATCCAGCCGCGGGCGATTTCCTCGACGGTGAGCGCGTAGGTGAGCAGCGACTCGCCCAGCCCGCCGTACTCCTCGGGAATCATCAGCCCGAAGACGCCGAGTTCCTTCAGCCCCTCGACGATCTGCGTGGGGTATTCGTCGCGGTGTTCCAGCTCCGTGGCGACCGGGATGATCTCCTTGTCCACGAAGTCGCGGACGGTGGAGAGAATTTCCCGCTGAATGTCGGTCAGGCCCTCGGTCTGCGCAAGACGGGTCATGGTGACTACTTCTCCTTCTTGGCCGCAGGGGCCTTGAGCTCGGGGCGGCCGGGCTGCTCGCCGCCGCGCTCCTCGATGTACGTGGCCGTGGGGACCATCACCTTGCGCCGGAAGACACAGACCAGCGTGCCGTCCTGCTTGTAGCCCTTGGTCTCGACGTACACGATCCCGCGGTCCGACTTGGACTTCGAGGGCGTCTTGTCGAGGACCGTCGTCTCGCCGTAGAGGGTGTCGCCGTGGAAGGTCGGCGCCACGTGCTTGAGCGACTCGATCTCCAGATTGGCGATGGCCTTTCCGGAGACATCGGGCACCGACATGCCCAGCAGCAGCGAATAGATGTAGTTGCCGACGACGACGTTCTTGCCGAAGTCGGTGGTCTGCTCCGCGTAGTTGCTGTCCATGTGCAACGGGTGATGATTCATCGTGAGCAGACAAAAGAGGTGGTCGTCGTATTCCGTGACGGTTTTCCCGGGCCAGTGCTTGTACACGTCGCCGACGGTGAACTCTTCATAGGTACGGCCGAACTGCATCGCGCTTAAGCCTCCGGGGCCTCGAACGTGGATGTACGGATCATGCCTGCGGCCCGGCCCTTGCCGGCGATGACGAGGGCCATTTTCCGGCTCGCCTCGTCGATCATCTCGTCACCGAGCATCGCGGAACCCTTGGCCCCGCCCGCCTCCGAGGTGTGCCACTCGTAGGCGTCCAGGATCAGCTCGGCGTGGTCGTAGTCCTCCTGGGACGGCGAGAACACCTCGTTGGCGGCCTCGACCTGACCGGGGTGCAGCACCCATTTGCCGTCGAAGCCCAGGGCCGCGGCCCGCCCGGCGACCTCGCGGTAGCCGTCGAGGTTCTTGATCTGGAGATAGGGACCGTCGATGGCCTGGAGGTCGTGCGTACGGGCCGCCATCAGGATCCGCATGAGGATGTAGTGGTAGGCGTCCGCCGGGTAGCCCGGGGGCTGCTCGCCGACCACCAGGGACTTCATGTTGATGGACGCCATGAAGTCGGCCGGGCCGAAGATGATGGTCTCCAGGCGCGGCGAGGCACCGGCGATCTCGTCGACGTTCACCAGGCCCTTGGCGTTCTCGATCTGCGCCTCGATGCCGATCCGGCCGACCTCGTAGCCCATCGTCTTCTCGATCTGGGTCAGCAGCAGGTCCAGCGCCACGATCTGCTGGGCGTCCTGCACCTTCGGCAGCATGATGCAGTCGAGGTTGGCGCCCGCGCCCTCGACGACCGTGATGACGTCCCGGTACGTCCAGTGCGTGGTCCAGTCGTTGACCCGTACGACCCGGGTCTTGCCGGTCCAGTCGCCCTTGTTCAGGGCGTCGACGATGGTGTGCCGGGCGCCTTCCTTGGCGAGCGGTGCGCAGGCGTCCTCCAGGTCCAGGAAGACCTGGTCGGCGGGCAGGCCCTGGGCCTTCTCCAGGAAGCGGGGGTTGCTGCCGGGGACGGCCAGACAGGAGCGGCGAGGCCGCTGCCGGGTCGCAGGGGTCATGCGGGGACCTCCAGGGGGTCGAGCTGGTTCGCCTTCCGGATCTCGTCGACGATACGGCCGATGATCTCCGTGATGCCGAAGTCCTTCGGGGTGAACACGGCGGCCACCCCGGCTTCCCGGAGGGCGGCCGCATCGGCCGAAGGGATGATGCCGCCGACGATGACGGGCACATCGTCCACACCGGCGCGGCGCAGCCGGGCCAGCACGTCCGGCACCAGCTCGGCATGCGAACCGGACAGGATCGACAGTCCCACGCAGTGCACGTCCTCGGCGACGGCCGCCGAGACGATCTGCTCCGGGGTCAGCCGGATGCCCTGGTAGACCACCTCGAAACCGGCATCGCGGGCCCGTACGGCGATCTGCTCGGCGCCGTTGCTGTGCCCGTCCAGACCGGGCTTGCCCACCAGCAGGCGCAGTTTGCCGCTGCCCAGGTCGGCGGCGGTCTTGGCGACCTTGTCGCGGACCAGCGCCAGCGGGGTGCCCGCCTCGGCCGTGACGGCCAGCGGCGCGCCCGAGACGCCCGTCGGCGCCCGGAACTCGCCGAAGACGTCCCGCAGCGCCCAGGCCCACTCGCCGGTCGTCACACCGGCCCGCGCGCACTCCAGGGTCGCCGCGAAGAGGTTGCCGTCGCCCGCCGCGGTCTTCTTCAGCGTGGACAGCGCCTCCTGGGCGCGGCCCTCGTCCCGGTTGTCCCGCCAGTCGTGCAGCGCCTGGACGACCCGCGCCTCATTGGCCGGATCGACCGTCATGATGGCGGTGTCCAGATCCGCGGTGAGCGGATTGGGCTCGGTGGACTCGAAGCAGTTGACGCCGACGATCTTCTCCTCGCCGGCCTCGATCCGGGACCGCCGCTCGGCGTGCGAGGAGACCAGCTGCGATTTGAGATAGCCGGACTCGACGGCCGCCATGGCGCCGCCCATCTCCTGGATCCGCTCGATCTCGGCCAGGCACTCGTCCACCAGGGAGTCGACCTTGGCCTCGATGACATGCGAACCGGCGAAGATGTCCTCGTACTCCAGCAGATCGCTCTCGTGCGCCAGCACCTGCTGGATACGCAGCGACCACTGCTGGTCCCAGGGCCGCGGCAGGCCCAGCGCCTCGTTCCAGGCGGGGAGTTGGACGGCGCGGGCGCGGGCGTCCTTCGACAGCGTCACCGCCAGCATCTCCAGCACGATCCGCTGGACGTTGTTCTCCGGCTGCGCCTCGGTCAGGCCCAGCGAGTTGACCTGGACGCCGTAGCGGAAGCGGCGGTGCCGGGGGTTCTCGATGCCGTAGCGCTCGCGGGTGACCTTGTCCCAGATGCGGCCGAAGGCGCGCATCTTGCACATCTCCTCGACGAAGCGGACGCCCGCGTTGACGAAGAAGGAGATCCGCGCCACCACCTCGCCCTTGCGGTCCTCGGGGACCTGCCCGGACGCGAACACCGCGTCCAGAACGGCGATGGCGGTGGACATCGCGTACGAGATCTCCTGGACCGGAGTGGCGCCCGCCTCCTGGAGGTGGTAGCTGCAGATGTTGATCGGGTTCCACTTGGGGATGTTGTTGACCGTGTACGCGATCATGTCCGTGGTCAACCGCAGGCTCGGCCCTGGCGGGAAGACATGCGTCCCCCGGGACAGGTACTCCTTGACGATGTCGTTCTGCGTCGTCCCCTGGAGCTTGGTGATGTCCGCGCCCTGTTCCTCGGCGACCACCTGATAGAGCGCCAGCAGCCACATGGCCGTGGCGTTGATGGTCATCGAGGTGTTCATCTGCTCCAGCGGTATCTCCTGGAACAGCCGCCGCATGTCGCCGAGATGGGAGACCGGAACCCCGACCCGGCCGACCTCGCCGCGGGCGAGGATGTGGTCGGGGTCGTAACCGGTCTGCGTCGGGAGGTCGAACGCGACCGACAGTCCGGTCTGGCCCTTGGCGAGATTGCGCCGGTAGAGCTCATTGGACGCCTCGGCGGTGGAGTGCCCGGCGTAGGTCCGCATCAGCCACGGACGATCCTTCTGACGCTCAGTCATCTAAACGGTCTCCCGTACCTCTTCGCCGGTTCAGACGTTCCGGAAGCGGTTGATCGCGTCGAGGTGCTTGGCGCGCATTTCCTCGTCGCGCACGCCCATCCCCTCCTCGGGCGCGAGCGCCAGCACGCCGACCTTGCCCTGGTGCAGGTTGCGGTGCACGTCGTAGGCCGCCTGCCCGGTCTCTTCCAGGGTGTAGGTCTTCGACAGCGTCGGGTGGATCTTGCCCTTGGCGATCAGGCGGTTGGCCTCCCACGCCTCCCGGTAGTTCGCGAAGTGCGAGCCGATGATCCGCTTCAGCGACATCCACAGGTAGCGGTTGTCGTACTCGTGCATGTAGCCCGAGGTCGAGGCGCAGGTAGTAATGGTGCCGCCCTTGCGGGTGACGTAAACGCTCGCGCCGAAGGTCTCGCGGCCCGGGTGCTCGAAGACGATGTCGATGTCCTCGCCGCCGGTGAACTCGCGGATGCGCTTGCCGAAGCGCTTCCACTCCTTCGGGTCCTGGGTGCGCTCGTCCTTCCAGAACTTGTAGCCCTCGGCGCTGCGGTCGATGATCGCCTCGGCGCCCATGGCGCGGCAGATGTCGGCCTTCTGCTCGCTGGAGACGACGCAGATCGGGTTCGCCCCGCCGGCCAGCGCGAACTGGGTGGCGTACGAGCCGAGTCCGCCGCTGGCGCCCCAGATCAGGACGTTGTCGCCCTGCTTCATCCCGGCGCCGTTGCGCGAGACCAGCTGGCGGTACGCGGTCGAGTTGACCAGACCGGGCGCCGCCGCCTCCTCCCAGCTCAGGTGCTGGGGCTTGGGCATCAGCTGGTTGGACTTGACCAGCGCGATCTCGGCCAGGCCGCCGAAGTTGGTCTCGAAGCCCCAGATCCGCTGCTCGGGGTCGAGCATGGTGTCGTTGTGGCCGTCGGAAGACTCCAGCTCGACGGACAGACAGTGCGCGACGACCTCGTCACCGGGGCCCCAGGCGTTGACGCCGGGTCCGGTGCGCAGCACGACGCCGGCCAGGTCGGAGCCGATGACGTGGTACGGCAGGTCGTGGCGCTTGGTGAGCGGGGAGAGCTTGCCGTAGCGCTCCAGGAACCCGAAGGTCGACATCGGCTCGAAGATCGAGGTCCACACGCTGTTGTAGTTCACGGAGGAGGCCATCACGGCCACCAGGGCCTCGCCGGGCCCCAGTTCGGGCACCGGCACGTCCTCGACGTGCAGCGACTTGCGCGGGTCCTTCTCCCTGCTGGGCAGGCCGGCGAACATCTCGGCCTCGTCCTTGTGCACGGTCACCGCGCGGTAGGACTCGGGGAGGGCCAGCGCGGCGAAGTCGTCGCGGGTGGTGTCGGGCGCGAGGATCGCGTCCAGGATTTCATTCACGGGATGCCTCCGGCGAAGCACGTTTTTTTCGGGGAACGGCTTGAGGGAACGTCGGGGGTGGTGCAGGGGTGATGCCGTCGGTT is a genomic window of Streptomyces gilvosporeus containing:
- the pssA gene encoding CDP-diacylglycerol--serine O-phosphatidyltransferase, producing MTVIDPETQAGWAPETDEDGDDMPLSTRLSIADTLTLGNAICGFMAVYFTTTGVLIPHLTGTGDGGMARHSAAVAVILMLMASVFDLFDGLVARKLRASAMGAELDNLSDLISFGLAPAYFVVTWGMVASDANQRVSVVAAVVVLLAVILRLARFSCVTLRDGIFQGMPSPFGALTVVAIVLLELPFLPTLLAIIGVAWLMVSRVEYPKPRGRLAVAMLSWIVLSMGMLAAWALDAPGGQLLLWTGCSLQVVMGAMIPLFATARRVNTFRDNRRESRTESRAAQLP
- a CDS encoding phosphatidylserine decarboxylase, with the translated sequence MPHSQSSAQRGRVRLARGASPWLLPTVATAAVSLARSRRSGRWAALAVPTTALAAGMLWFFRDPEREIAQGRVISPADGVVQSIMPWKDGRTRVAIFMSPLNVHVNRAPLAGTVTSVEHIPGGFVPAFNKESENNERVVWHFDTELGDIEMVQIAGAVARRIVPYVPQGTKVEQGERIGLIRFGSRVDIYLPEGVEVAVEVGQATTAGVTRLDRD
- a CDS encoding acyl-CoA dehydrogenase family protein; translation: MTRLAQTEGLTDIQREILSTVRDFVDKEIIPVATELEHRDEYPTQIVEGLKELGVFGLMIPEEYGGLGESLLTYALTVEEIARGWMSVSGIINTHFIVAYMLKQHGTQEQKDYFLPKMAAGEIRGAFSMSEPALGSDVSAISSKGVRDGDDYVLNGQKMWLTNGGSSTLVAVLCRTDEGHPEGTAPHKSMTTFLVEKEAGFGEVRPGLTIPGKIDKMGYKGVDTTELIMDGLRIPADRVLGGQTGRGFYHMMDGVEVGRVNVAARGCGVAQRAFELGVSYAQQRHTFGKPIAQHQAIQFKLAEMATKVEAAHAMMVNAARKKDSGQRNDLEAGMAKYLASEYCKEVVEDAFRIHGGYGFSKEYEIERLYREAPMLLIGEGTAEIQKMIIGRRLLEEYRIQG
- a CDS encoding MaoC family dehydratase yields the protein MQFGRTYEEFTVGDVYKHWPGKTVTEYDDHLFCLLTMNHHPLHMDSNYAEQTTDFGKNVVVGNYIYSLLLGMSVPDVSGKAIANLEIESLKHVAPTFHGDTLYGETTVLDKTPSKSKSDRGIVYVETKGYKQDGTLVCVFRRKVMVPTATYIEERGGEQPGRPELKAPAAKKEK
- a CDS encoding HpcH/HpaI aldolase/citrate lyase family protein — encoded protein: MTPATRQRPRRSCLAVPGSNPRFLEKAQGLPADQVFLDLEDACAPLAKEGARHTIVDALNKGDWTGKTRVVRVNDWTTHWTYRDVITVVEGAGANLDCIMLPKVQDAQQIVALDLLLTQIEKTMGYEVGRIGIEAQIENAKGLVNVDEIAGASPRLETIIFGPADFMASINMKSLVVGEQPPGYPADAYHYILMRILMAARTHDLQAIDGPYLQIKNLDGYREVAGRAAALGFDGKWVLHPGQVEAANEVFSPSQEDYDHAELILDAYEWHTSEAGGAKGSAMLGDEMIDEASRKMALVIAGKGRAAGMIRTSTFEAPEA
- a CDS encoding protein meaA encodes the protein MTERQKDRPWLMRTYAGHSTAEASNELYRRNLAKGQTGLSVAFDLPTQTGYDPDHILARGEVGRVGVPVSHLGDMRRLFQEIPLEQMNTSMTINATAMWLLALYQVVAEEQGADITKLQGTTQNDIVKEYLSRGTHVFPPGPSLRLTTDMIAYTVNNIPKWNPINICSYHLQEAGATPVQEISYAMSTAIAVLDAVFASGQVPEDRKGEVVARISFFVNAGVRFVEEMCKMRAFGRIWDKVTRERYGIENPRHRRFRYGVQVNSLGLTEAQPENNVQRIVLEMLAVTLSKDARARAVQLPAWNEALGLPRPWDQQWSLRIQQVLAHESDLLEYEDIFAGSHVIEAKVDSLVDECLAEIERIQEMGGAMAAVESGYLKSQLVSSHAERRSRIEAGEEKIVGVNCFESTEPNPLTADLDTAIMTVDPANEARVVQALHDWRDNRDEGRAQEALSTLKKTAAGDGNLFAATLECARAGVTTGEWAWALRDVFGEFRAPTGVSGAPLAVTAEAGTPLALVRDKVAKTAADLGSGKLRLLVGKPGLDGHSNGAEQIAVRARDAGFEVVYQGIRLTPEQIVSAAVAEDVHCVGLSILSGSHAELVPDVLARLRRAGVDDVPVIVGGIIPSADAAALREAGVAAVFTPKDFGITEIIGRIVDEIRKANQLDPLEVPA
- the ccrA gene encoding crotonyl-CoA carboxylase/reductase: MNEILDAILAPDTTRDDFAALALPESYRAVTVHKDEAEMFAGLPSREKDPRKSLHVEDVPVPELGPGEALVAVMASSVNYNSVWTSIFEPMSTFGFLERYGKLSPLTKRHDLPYHVIGSDLAGVVLRTGPGVNAWGPGDEVVAHCLSVELESSDGHNDTMLDPEQRIWGFETNFGGLAEIALVKSNQLMPKPQHLSWEEAAAPGLVNSTAYRQLVSRNGAGMKQGDNVLIWGASGGLGSYATQFALAGGANPICVVSSEQKADICRAMGAEAIIDRSAEGYKFWKDERTQDPKEWKRFGKRIREFTGGEDIDIVFEHPGRETFGASVYVTRKGGTITTCASTSGYMHEYDNRYLWMSLKRIIGSHFANYREAWEANRLIAKGKIHPTLSKTYTLEETGQAAYDVHRNLHQGKVGVLALAPEEGMGVRDEEMRAKHLDAINRFRNV